A region of Lycium barbarum isolate Lr01 chromosome 3, ASM1917538v2, whole genome shotgun sequence DNA encodes the following proteins:
- the LOC132632848 gene encoding protein SPIRAL1-like 1, whose protein sequence is MGRGVSSGGGQSSLGYLFGDGEAPKPTTNKVAAPPTTSDPQKPTATEPAPNVNKQVPAGIQQGRNANNYFRADGQNTGNFLTDRPSTKVHSAPGGGSSLGYLFGDV, encoded by the exons ATGGGTCGTGGAGTCAGCAGTGGTGGAGGACAGAGTTCCCTGGGTTACCTCTTTGGAGATGGTGAGGCTCCTAAACCTACTACCAACAAGGTAGCAGCTCCACCTACTACAAGCGATCCACAGAAGCCTACTGCAACTGAACCAGCTCCAAATGTTAATAAGCAGGTTCCAGCTGGCATTCAGCAGGGGCGCAATGCCAATAACTATTTCCGTGCAGATGGACAAAACACTGGCAATTTCCTCACG GATCGCCCATCTACCAAAGTGCATTCTGCTCCAGGTGGTGGATCTTCTCTGGGTTACCTGTTTGGCGATGTGTAG